A single Mangifera indica cultivar Alphonso chromosome 20, CATAS_Mindica_2.1, whole genome shotgun sequence DNA region contains:
- the LOC123204156 gene encoding protein ASPARTIC PROTEASE IN GUARD CELL 1-like, whose amino-acid sequence MATTKPFFLFTLLFFFSLLISFTFSRTIPSTTSPLNVSSALKLTTEILNTLNAHSDVAFQPFAQETIQQPFLNSSSFSFPIHSREILDKTQYKDYKTLLQSRLERDSARVNSLVKKLRRALNKDEVKSTDNQMLTQGGELSAPLVSGESQGSGEYFTRIGVGSPAEQFYMVIDTGSDVNWIQCKPCVDCYEQSDPLYDPSASSSYKSLSCNSPQCDALDVSACLRDQCLYEVTYGDGSFTAGNLMTETLSFGKSGYVESVTMGCGHDNQGLFTGAAGLLGLGGGSLSLPKQLKTKSFSYCLVNRDSNKTGTLEFNSPVPSDSVTTMLSKSNETNTFYYVGLTGFTVGGHKVQIPESTFELDESGNGGIIIDCGTAVSRLQTPAYHALRDAFRNETSDLKSTGPYSLFDTCYDLSGLSTVKVPSVSFVFAGNKYLDLPTENYLIPVDSDGTFCFAFASTDSSPQIIGNVQQQGTRVTFDLANERVGFASYKC is encoded by the coding sequence ATGGCCACAACTAAACCATTCTTTCTTTTCACtctcctcttctttttctcccttCTTATCTCTTTCACTTTCTCCCGCACCATTCCCTCTACAACATCTCCTCTCAATGTCTCCTCTGCTCTTAAACTAACAACTGAAATTCTCAACACCCTCAATGCTCATTCAGACGTAGCTTTTCAGCCATTTGCTCAAGAAACGATACAACAACCCTTTCTCAATTCTTCTTCGTTCTCGTTTCCTATTCATTCTAGAGAAATACTCGATAAAACCCAATACAAAGACTACAAAACCCTCCTCCAATCTCGACTCGAAAGGGATTCAGCCCGAGTTAACTCTCTGGTTAAAAAACTCCGGCGTGCTCTGAACAAAGACGAGGTGAAATCTACCGATAATCAGATGCTCACTCAGGGTGGCGAATTATCGGCCCCGCTGGTGTCCGGCGAAAGCCAAGGGAGCGGCGAGTACTTCACTAGGATCGGAGTCGGGTCTCCGGCGGAGCAGTTTTACATGGTGATCGACACCGGCAGTGACGTCAACTGGATTCAATGTAAACCTTGTGTTGACTGTTACGAACAATCCGACCCGCTTTACGACCCGTCCGCCTCCTCGTCCTATAAATCTCTCTCTTGTAACTCTCCTCAGTGTGATGCGCTCGACGTGTCAGCTTGTCTTAGAGACCAGTGTCTCTACGAAGTGACGTACGGTGACGGGTCTTTCACAGCTGGCAATCTCATGACCGAAACTCTGTCGTTTGGGAAGAGTGGATACGTGGAAAGTGTCACTATGGGTTGTGGCCACGACAATCAAGGTTTATTCACCGGAGCAGCAGGGTTACTCGGACTCGGCGGCGGCTCGCTCTCGCTTCCTAAACAACTCAAAACGAAATCGTTTTCTTACTGTTTGGTGAACCGTGACTCGAACAAGACAGGTACTCTCGAGTTCAACTCACCTGTACCGAGTGATTCAGTCACGACTATGTTATCCAAAAGCAACGAAACTAATACTTTTTACTACGTGGGGCTCACTGGGTTCACCGTCGGGGGCCACAAGGTTCAGATTCCGGAGTCCACTTTCGAATTGGATGAATCCGGCAATGGTGGGATCATCATCGATTGTGGCACCGCCGTATCGCGGTTACAGACCCCAGCTTATCATGCTCTACGTGACGCGTTTCGAAATGAAACAAGCGACTTAAAATCCACAGGACCCTATTCTTTATTCGACACGTGTTACGATTTATCCGGATTATCAACCGTAAAGGTTCCGTCGGTGTCATTTGTATTTGCCGGAAACAAATATCTTGATTTACCGACTGAGAATTATCTGATTCCGGTGGATTCCGATGGGACTTTCTGCTTTGCATTTGCTTCAACAGATTCGTCTCCGCAAATTATAGGGAACGTTCAACAACAAGGGACACGTGTCACATTTGATTTGGCAAATGAACGTGTGGGATTCGCTTCATATAAATGTTAA
- the LOC123203921 gene encoding protein ASPARTIC PROTEASE IN GUARD CELL 1-like, whose protein sequence is MYSTSHFLVFTFSLLLASTVTVSRTISPEPTTSLLDVSVALQQTVAILSIEPLVQQTLSFSSVNSSSSSSSSLFSLPLHSRETVFKTQHKDYKSLLHSRLARDSARVDSLLTKLQLALNGINGQDLKPLENQILPEDLSTPVVSGISQGSGEYFSRVGVGSPPKQFYMVLDTGSDINWIQCQPCSDCYQQSDPIYDPSLSSTHRAVSCNSPQCGALDTSACRGSSCLYQVSYGDGSFTVGEFITETVSFGNSGAIQNVAIGCGHDNEGLFVGAAGLLGLGGGELSLTKQVKATSFSYCLVDRNSDKSGNLEFNSPFPANSVSAPLLKSTKIDTFYYVGLSGFSVGGQRVQIPPSVIELDQSGNGGVIVDCGTAVTRLPTQAYNALRDAFVKSTSTLKSTKGYALFDTCYDFSGLSRVTVPTVSFQFTGGNSLDLPAKNYLIPVDSTGTFCFAFAPTTSSMSIIGNVQQQGIRVNFNLANNRVGFTPRSC, encoded by the coding sequence ATGTATTCAACTAGCCACTTTCTTGTCTTCACTTTCAGTCTTCTTCTAGCTTCCACCGTCACTGTCTCTCGCACCATCTCACCAGAACCCACCACATCCCTCCTCGATGTCTCCGTCGCTCTTCAGCAAACAGTCGCTATTCTCTCCATTGAACCGCTCGTTCAACAAACCCTTTCCTTCTCCTCAGTCaactcctcttcttcttcttcttcttctttgttttcacTGCCGCTTCACTCTCGTGAAACTGTCTTCAAAACCCAGCACAAAGACTACAAATCCTTACTCCACTCTCGACTCGCCCGTGACTCAGCCCGAGTTGATTCTCTCCTCACTAAACTCCAACTCGCTCTCAATGGGATAAACGGACAAGACCTCAAGCCCCTCGAGAACCAGATCCTCCCCGAGGATTTGTCCACTCCCGTCGTGTCTGGGATAAGCCAAGGGAGCGGTGAGTATTTCTCTCGGGTCGGAGTCGGGTCTCCGCCTAAACAGTTCTACATGGTTCTCGACACTGGCAGTGACATTAACTGGATTCAGTGTCAACCTTGTTCCGATTGTTATCAACAATCTGACCCGATTTATGACCCGAGTTTGTCCTCGACGCATCGTGCTGTCTCTTGTAACTCTCCTCAGTGTGGAGCTCTCGACACTTCTGCTTGTAGAGGAAGCAGCTGCCTCTATCAAGTGTCTTATGGCGATGGGTCTTTCACCGTCGGTGAATTTATCACCGAAACGGTGTCGTTTGGGAACAGCGGGGCCATACAAAATGTTGCTATAGGATGTGGTCACGACAACGAAGGGTTATTCGTGGGAGCTGCCGGTTTGCTTGGCCTCGGTGGTGGCGAGCTCTCACTCACTAAACAAGTTAAAGCGACGTCGTTTTCTTACTGTTTGGTTGATCGGAATTCGGACAAATCGGGTAATCTCGAGTTCAACTCGCCGTTTCCCGCAAACTCGGTCTCAGCCCCGTTGCTCAAAAGTACAAAAATTGACACATTCTACTACGTGGGGCTCAGCGGGTTCAGCGTTGGAGGCCAGAGGGTTCAAATCCCACCGTCCGTTATCGAATTGGACCAATCCGGCAACGGTGGAGTCATTGTCGACTGTGGAACCGCCGTAACTCGGTTACCGACTCAGGCTTATAACGCACTCCGTGACGCGTTCGTGAAATCCACGTCGACATTAAAATCTACAAAAGGCTACGCATTATTCGACACGTGTTATGATTTTTCTGGATTATCTAGAGTGACTGTGCCGACGGTGTCGTTTCAGTTCACGGGTGGAAATTCCCTGGATTTACCAGCCAAGAATTATCTCATCCCAGTGGACTCTACTGGGACTTTCTGTTTTGCCTTCGCCCCAACGACGTCGTCTATGTCAATTATAGGCAACGTACAACAACAGGGCATTCGTGTCAATTTCAATTTGGCTAATAATCGTGTGGGGTTCACTCCTCGGAGttgttga
- the LOC123204017 gene encoding peptidyl-tRNA hydrolase, chloroplastic-like, translating to MPKQQQQHPWLIVGLGNPGKRYSSTRHNVGFEMVDAIADAEGISMSSVNFRALFGKGLIGNVPVLLAKPQTFMNLSGESVGAIVSYYKIPLKQVLMIYDDLDLPFAKLRLLPKGGHGGHNGMRNIIDHFKGNRDFPRLKIGIGRPPGKMDPVSYVMRPFNKQEREELDFTFHRGVEAIRMLCLEGFDKSATFVNSAKSIELT from the exons ATGCCAAAGCAACAGCAGCAGCACCCCTGGCTCATTGTTGGGCTCGGTAATCCGGGAAAGAGATACAGCAGCACGCGCCACAAT GTAGGATTTGAGATGGTCGATGCAATAGCGGATGCTGAAGGGATATCTATGAGCTCTGTTAACTTTAGAGCCCTTTTTGGAAAAG GTCTTATTGGAAACGTTCCTGTATTGCTTGCCAAACCACAAACGTTTATGAATCTAAGTGGTGAGTCT GTTGGAGCCATTGTCTCATATTATAAGATTCCATTGAAGCAAGTACTTATG ATATATGACGACTTGGATTTGCCTTTTGCTAAATTACGTCTATTGCCAAAAGGTGGACACGGAGGACATAATGG GATGAGGAATATTATTGATCACTTCAAAGGGAACCGTGATTTTCCTCGTTTAAAAATCG GGATTGGACGGCCACCTGGAAAAATGGATCCTGTTAGCTACGTTATGCGGCCATTCAATAAACAAGAACGTGAAGAG TTGGATTTTACATTTCATCGTGGTGTAGAAGCAATCCGGATGCTTTGTCTCGAAGGGTTTGATAAAAGCGCAACATTTGTCAACAGTGCCAAATCCATAGAATTGACATAG
- the LOC123204959 gene encoding protein CASP-like translates to MEPPLSGSNRDRPNSSSSSSPVSVVSNFWKEFDLEKEKSVLDEQGLRVAENQENSQKNRRKLAENTRDFKKASPEEKLSLFNSLLKGYQEEVDNLTKRAKFGENAFLNIYQKLYEAPDPYPALASIAEQDLKISELESENRKMKVELEEFRTEATHLKNQQATIRRLEERNRQLEQQMEEKVKEIVEIKQRSLAEENQKTLEVLKEREQSLQDQLRQAKESVSTMQKLHELAQSQLFEVRAQSEEERAAKQSEVNLLMDEVERAQTRLLSLEREKGVLRSQLQSANEETDSRKSELDSNSFLENSLSAKEKIISELNIELHNIETILSNEREQHVNEIKKLHAKLNEQGAALEGMKKELQARPTDKLVEDLRKKVKILQAVGYNSIEAEDWEAATNGEEMSKMESLLLDKNRKMEHELTQLKVKLSEKSSLIETAEGKIAELTAKVNEQQKLIQKLEDDILKGSSSRDRKGNLFDEWDLSEGGGTDLSEKVDQDQSSMLKVICNQRDRFRARLRETEEEIRQLKEKIGALTAELEKSKADNVKLYGKIRYVQDYNLEKVVSRGSKKPVEDPESGFTSDTESKYKKIYEDDINPFAAFSKKERDQRYKELGIRDRITLSSGRFLLGNKYARTFAFFYTIGLHILVFTCLYRMSALSYMSNGNEELIATEKIVDLPHAL, encoded by the exons ATGGAGCCTCCGCTAAGTGGATCCAACCGAGACAGACcgaactcttcttcttcttcttctcccgtCTCCGTCGTCTCTAACTTCTGGAAAG AGTTTGATTTGGAGAAGGAAAAAAGTGTGCTTGATGAACAAGGGCTTAGAGTTGCTGAAAATCAAGAGAACAGTCAAAAAAACCGTCGGAAGCTTGCAGAGAACACGAGAG ATTTCAAGAAAGCTTCACCAGAAGAAAAGTTAAGTCTTTTCAATTCTTTACTGAAGGGTTACCAGGAAGAAGTTGATAATCTTACCAAGAGAGCAAAATTTGGTGAAAATGCATTTCTTAACATCTATCAGAAACTTTATGAGGCACCGGATCCTTATCCTGCTCTTGCTTCAATTGCT GAGCAAGATCTAAAAATTTCTGAACTAGAATCTGAAAATCGGAAGATGAAAGTTGAGCTGGAGGAATTCAGGACAGAAGCAACTCACTTAAAAAATCAGCAGGCCACAATAAGGAGACTTGAAGAGCGCAATCGCCAGTTAGAGCAACAG ATGGAGGAAAAAGTGAAAGAAATTGTGGAGATCAAGCAACGAAGTCTCGCGGAAGAGAACCAGAAAACATTAGAAGTTTTAAAAGAAAG AGAACAGTCATTGCAAGATCAATTACGACAAGCTAAAGAAAGTGTTTCTACCATGCAAAAATTGCATGAACTTGCACAAAGCCAGTTGTTTGAAGTCCGTGCTCAATCAG AGGAAGAAAGAGCTGCAAAGCAATCAGAAGTCAATCTTCTGATGGATGAAGTGGAACGAGCTCAAACACGACTTCTTAGTCTTGAGAGAGAGAAG GGGGTCCTGCGGTCTCAACTGCAATCTGCAAATGAAGAGACTGATAGTAGGAAAAG TGAATTGGATTCAAATAGCTTCCTTGAGAATTCTTTGAGTgccaaagaaaaaattatctctGAACTGAACATAGAACTTCACAATATTGAAACCATCTTATCTAATGAGCGAGAACAACATGTGAATGAGATCAAGAAATTGCATGCAAAGCTCAATGAACAG GGTGCTGCTCTTGAGGGGATGAAGAAAGAACTTCAGGCTAGGCCAACAGACAAATTGGTTGAAGATTTGCGTAAAAAAGTGAAAATCTTACAG GCAGTGGGTTATAATTCAATTGAGGCAGAAGATTGGGAAGCAGCTACAAATGGCGAAGAGATGAGCAAAATGGAGTCTCTTCTTCTTGATAAAAATCGAAAAATGGAACATGAACTGACACAGTTGAAG GTCAAACTTTCTGAGAAATCATCCTTGATTGAGACAGCTGAAGGCAAGATAGCAGAGCTTACAGCCAAAGTTAATGAACAGCAAAAATTAATACAGAAGTTAGAAGATGATATATTAAAG GGATCAAGTTCCAGAGACCGAAAAGGCAATCTTTTTGATGAGTGGGATTTATCAGAGGGTGGAGGGACTGATCTATCCGAG AAAGTTGATCAAGATCAGAGTTCAATGCTTAAGGTGATCTGCAATCAGCGAGATCGATTTAGGGCACGCTTGCGAGAGACAGAAGAA GAAATAAGGCAGTTGAAGGAGAAGATAGGTGCCCTTACGGCAGAGCTAGAGAAATCAAAAGCAGATAATGTCAAGCTCTATGGGAAAATTCGTTATGTCCAGGATTACAATCTTGAAAAAGTAGTTTCTAGAGGGTCAAAAAAG CCTGTAGAGGATCCTGAAAGTGGTTTCACATCAGATACCGAATCCAAGTACAAGAAGATATATGAGGATGATATTAATCCTTTTGCAGCATTCTCAAAGAAG GAAAGGGATCAAAGATACAAGGAGTTGGGCATCAGAGATAGAATTACACTGAGCAGTGGACGATTCCTTCTTGGCAACAA ATATGCTCGAACTTTTGCATTTTTCTATACCATTGGGCTGCATATCCTGGTGTTTACTTGTCTCTACCGAATGTCTGCTCTGAGCTATATGAG CAACGGCAATGAGGAACTCATCGCAACAGAGAAGATTGTCGATCTTCCGCATGCACTCTGA